From one Flavobacteriales bacterium genomic stretch:
- a CDS encoding T9SS type A sorting domain-containing protein, translated as MKHLNTLLRWTAIITLLHFATPLSAQDSDGDGAPDQIDNCPTTPNPGQLDSDSDGVGDACDNCGMLPNPFQVNMDMDGFGDACDNCPFVPNDQSDIDGDGIGDACDGCPFDCDDGDPCTFDMCVDNACAHGPLPVPPTALAQPATPPGCLVYMGRDVLINLSIDEAQSTTAPDYTPSDSAVVAVFAGSVLSGTDLCFDYVVTHYFEPATVPAEQLVEPEGPNCMQYKGVIVIVNGAQDDALTTVEDDFVPTAEGAVVLFAGSIVVDFVACFTYEVAHHFEPYAIPESELAQPATPAPCLAYMGRDVFLNGSIAVELVTIDTDYVPSPDHSVVLFTETIVEDFVTCLDYIVTHYYEPVAADPAEFEPPPATDPCLVYMGRVVYTDFTYDEERSTLPFDTVPSPWGDSIMVSLTLVNPPILCYDHIITHYYEPLPIPASALIAPDPSPCYILLGRSVHRNGLYDYNLSDLPEGTTTPTGGTTQESTGTVSFNSDPCYAYVVTFLYAPLPIPPEALVPPAAPGPCYTYIGREVLLNSEIALEHTDVPLDYVPSTDAQVFVTSSTLVVEGTVCYDYVITFYFEPTDCDDGDPCTLDECNLGICTHTPYAPPAGFLDPPPFPCYTYVGRHVAENSVFSTALSTLPVDYEPPFNGEFIISGQTLVQDFVTCYDYAIQFFYNPLSCDDGDPCTIDTCDPATGVCVYTPMNCDDGDPCTIDLCFNGTCLNLLQSCSDGDPCTFDYCDALGECQHDPVAESTLEIDTDGNGDETNWEIRAEGSGAVVCNGSSYPDNATITADCCLPDGCYTLHVFDDGSDGIAGGGYVLRAPGGQRIIDNGGNFSSGDESTSAEGFCLPMGNDRLISASCDRLDLRRGINGACSDVLTADLTPNSAPNNVFQFWFYDPNGGLSFRWPANSAGLNQVNMYSLGSLVENKLYNVRVRTRISPGNWRAWGPACRIMINNGLGQCPMTELQDEAGAHFSCGVTKPLGNGTPNLVYAKPRTRKTGSCANQQANKYQFRFRIPSEGVVIVKNGVSSNPWTYLNMTNVAGTPLPNGTVLQPCAQYEVEARASFDGGATWCVGTNADMYTNLTPWGDVCTVFTTCAFGMAEESSSSEAGQSERSVGLYPNPNDGSQLTLSMPHVEEGVNTVSVDIYDAFGKRVAQRTIGVQDGYVNTSIALNSELANGMYMVSITAGSAIYTERLVIQK; from the coding sequence ATGAAGCACCTGAACACCCTCCTGCGCTGGACGGCCATCATCACCCTGCTGCACTTCGCAACCCCGCTCTCCGCGCAGGACAGCGATGGCGATGGTGCGCCGGACCAAATCGACAATTGCCCGACGACGCCCAATCCGGGCCAGCTGGATAGCGATAGCGATGGCGTGGGCGATGCTTGCGACAACTGCGGCATGCTGCCGAATCCATTCCAAGTGAACATGGATATGGACGGATTCGGCGACGCGTGCGACAACTGCCCCTTTGTGCCCAACGACCAGTCGGATATCGACGGCGATGGCATCGGAGACGCCTGCGATGGGTGCCCTTTCGATTGCGATGACGGTGACCCATGCACCTTCGACATGTGCGTTGACAATGCCTGTGCGCATGGGCCGCTCCCTGTTCCACCAACGGCGTTGGCCCAACCCGCCACGCCACCAGGCTGCCTGGTGTACATGGGCCGAGACGTGCTCATCAACTTGAGCATTGATGAAGCGCAGAGTACCACTGCACCCGATTACACCCCCAGCGATAGCGCGGTAGTGGCCGTGTTCGCTGGCAGCGTGCTCTCGGGTACAGACCTCTGCTTCGACTATGTGGTTACCCACTACTTCGAGCCTGCCACGGTGCCCGCCGAACAACTGGTGGAGCCCGAAGGCCCGAATTGCATGCAATACAAGGGCGTCATCGTGATCGTGAACGGCGCGCAGGACGATGCGCTGACGACCGTTGAGGACGATTTCGTTCCCACGGCCGAAGGCGCTGTGGTGCTTTTCGCCGGGAGCATCGTGGTGGACTTCGTCGCTTGCTTCACCTACGAGGTGGCGCACCATTTCGAGCCGTATGCCATACCTGAGAGCGAACTGGCCCAGCCTGCCACGCCTGCACCATGCCTGGCATACATGGGCCGTGATGTGTTCCTCAACGGCAGCATCGCCGTAGAGCTCGTCACCATCGACACTGACTACGTCCCCTCCCCGGATCATTCAGTGGTGTTGTTCACCGAGACCATCGTCGAGGACTTCGTGACCTGCCTTGACTACATCGTCACGCATTACTACGAGCCCGTTGCCGCTGATCCCGCGGAGTTCGAACCTCCACCCGCGACGGATCCCTGCCTGGTGTACATGGGCCGCGTGGTCTACACGGACTTCACCTATGACGAGGAGCGCTCCACGCTTCCCTTCGATACGGTTCCGAGCCCATGGGGCGATTCGATCATGGTTTCGTTGACCCTGGTGAACCCGCCGATCCTTTGCTACGATCATATCATCACCCACTACTACGAGCCGCTGCCCATTCCTGCATCCGCGCTCATAGCACCGGATCCTTCACCGTGCTACATCCTGCTTGGCCGATCGGTTCACAGGAACGGCCTATACGATTACAATCTGTCAGACCTCCCCGAAGGCACGACGACCCCGACGGGTGGTACTACACAGGAGAGCACCGGTACGGTCAGCTTCAACAGCGACCCTTGCTATGCCTACGTGGTGACGTTCCTGTACGCACCCCTTCCGATCCCACCTGAAGCGCTGGTGCCCCCGGCGGCTCCCGGGCCATGCTACACCTACATCGGTCGCGAGGTCCTGCTGAACAGCGAGATCGCCCTTGAACACACGGATGTCCCCTTGGACTACGTTCCGTCAACCGATGCGCAGGTCTTTGTCACCTCGTCAACGCTGGTCGTGGAAGGCACGGTGTGCTACGACTATGTGATCACGTTCTACTTCGAGCCCACCGATTGCGATGATGGCGATCCTTGCACCCTCGATGAATGCAACCTCGGGATATGCACGCACACGCCATACGCACCGCCGGCAGGGTTCCTGGATCCGCCTCCCTTCCCTTGCTATACCTACGTAGGGCGGCACGTAGCCGAGAATAGCGTGTTCAGCACGGCGCTCTCCACCCTTCCCGTGGATTATGAGCCACCGTTCAACGGGGAGTTCATCATCTCCGGGCAGACCCTCGTTCAGGACTTCGTCACGTGCTACGACTACGCCATTCAATTCTTCTACAACCCGCTATCCTGCGATGATGGCGACCCCTGCACGATCGATACTTGCGATCCAGCCACCGGCGTTTGCGTGTACACGCCAATGAACTGCGACGATGGCGACCCTTGTACGATCGATCTCTGCTTCAATGGCACCTGCCTCAACCTGCTCCAGAGCTGCAGTGATGGCGACCCATGCACCTTCGACTACTGCGATGCGCTGGGCGAATGCCAGCACGACCCCGTTGCGGAATCGACCCTTGAGATCGACACGGATGGCAATGGCGATGAGACGAATTGGGAGATCCGCGCCGAAGGATCGGGTGCCGTGGTATGCAACGGCTCCTCGTACCCTGACAATGCCACGATCACGGCGGATTGCTGCCTGCCGGACGGCTGCTACACCTTGCACGTGTTCGACGATGGCAGCGACGGCATCGCGGGCGGTGGATATGTCCTTCGCGCACCCGGTGGCCAGCGGATCATCGACAACGGTGGCAACTTCAGCAGTGGCGATGAGAGCACCAGCGCGGAAGGCTTCTGCCTCCCCATGGGCAATGACCGACTGATCAGTGCAAGCTGCGACCGCCTCGACCTGCGCCGAGGCATCAACGGCGCATGCTCGGATGTGCTCACCGCCGACCTCACGCCGAACAGCGCACCGAACAACGTGTTCCAGTTCTGGTTCTACGACCCCAATGGTGGGCTGAGCTTCCGTTGGCCGGCCAATTCGGCTGGCTTGAACCAGGTGAACATGTACAGCCTGGGCTCGCTCGTCGAGAACAAACTGTACAACGTGCGCGTGCGCACCCGGATCAGCCCGGGTAACTGGCGCGCGTGGGGGCCGGCCTGCCGCATCATGATCAACAACGGCTTGGGCCAATGCCCGATGACGGAGCTACAGGATGAAGCCGGCGCGCATTTCTCCTGCGGCGTGACCAAGCCACTCGGCAACGGCACACCCAACCTGGTGTACGCCAAGCCGCGCACCCGCAAGACCGGTAGCTGCGCGAACCAGCAAGCGAACAAGTACCAGTTCCGCTTCCGCATCCCGAGCGAAGGCGTGGTGATCGTGAAGAATGGCGTGAGCAGCAACCCGTGGACCTACTTGAACATGACCAACGTAGCAGGCACGCCCCTGCCAAACGGCACCGTGCTGCAGCCCTGTGCGCAGTATGAAGTGGAAGCGCGTGCCAGCTTCGATGGCGGCGCCACCTGGTGCGTAGGCACGAATGCGGACATGTACACCAACCTCACCCCGTGGGGCGATGTATGCACCGTGTTCACCACCTGCGCCTTCGGCATGGCTGAAGAGAGCTCTTCAAGCGAAGCTGGTCAGTCCGAGCGGAGCGTGGGACTGTACCCCAACCCGAACGACGGCAGCCAGCTGACGCTGAGCATGCCGCATGTGGAGGAGGGCGTGAACACGGTCTCGGTTGACATCTACGATGCCTTCGGAAAGCGAGTGGCCCAGCGCACGATCGGCGTGCAGGACGGCTATGTGAACACCTCGATCGCCCTGAACAGCGAACTGGCCAACGGCATGTACATGGTGAGCATCACTGCTGGAAGTGCCATTTACACCGAGCGCTTGGTGATCCAGAAGTAA